One stretch of Podospora pseudoanserina strain CBS 124.78 chromosome 4, whole genome shotgun sequence DNA includes these proteins:
- a CDS encoding hypothetical protein (CAZy:AA7; antiSMASH:Cluster_3; SMCOG1138:FAD linked oxidase domain protein; COG:C; EggNog:ENOG503NXRX): MPSLYCFVALGITLTQALAAAYTNPKDYAQMPVPRQSPLPSESVQQGLGPSLSKNASIFGPDDSRWPDATERYQDFAVPQVQVVVQPGVEDDIPTIVKYANEHGINFFVVNRGHSLTSTVGRFNGIQIDVRSLTDISINKDAMTAKLQAGARNYETIDVLWKEGYVTTTGSCSCVGMVGPALGGGHGVQQGVHGLIADNLIGLNVVLANGTAITVSETSYPDLWWAMRGAGHNFGIVTSFDMKIYPVTVPSYYYRNYVFTGKHVEPLFEELNKFHANGSLSPTWGGAFGVYTMEPSVSTTEATIFWTFIYGGSKEDAAADLSSFDALGPVAVDEGDVPFTSISDILISGLESDLCAPSKVHITGTAGLQVYNVTVQRQLYDLYNKKVSKEPLLSGTKLVHEGYAVEGVLRGKPEGSAFPLRDDNLLMYFDAMPPPNSGLEDFAFQWARETEDLWNAGEGEWRKPTTYVNYAAGHESLESMYGYEPWRLEKLRALKAQYDPLNKFAYYNPIVPLES, encoded by the exons ATGCCGTCGCTCTATTGTTTTGTTGCACTGggcatcaccctcacccaagCCCTCGCTGCGGCGTATACCAACCCAAAGGACTACGCTCAGATGCCAGTTCCAAGACAGAGCCCCTTGCCGTCTGAGTCTGTTCAGCAAGGGCTCGGCCCTTCGCTTTCCAAGAATGCCAGTATTTTTGGGCCAGACGACTCCCGTTGGCCGGACGCTACCGAGCGATATCAAGATTTCGCGGTGCCGCAGGTGCAGGTTGTTGTTCAACCCGGGGTAGAGGACGATATCCCGACGATT GTGAAATATGCAAATGAGCATGGTATCAACTTCTTTGTTGTCAATCGCGGGCACTCATTAACGTCAACTGTTGGAAGGTTCAACGGCATCCAGATCGACGTGAGAAGTCTGACAGACATCTCCATCAACAAGGATGCGATGACGGCTAAGCTCCAGGCTGGGGCACGGAATTATGAGACGATTGACGTCCTTTGGAAGGAGGGCTATGTTACAA cAACTGGAAGTTGCTCCTGCGTCGGCATGGTCGGACCAGCATTGGGAGGCGGTCACGGTGTGCAGCAGGGCGTCCATGGCCTCATAGCCGACaacctgatcggcctgaaCGTTGTGCTCGCCAATGGAACAGCCATCACGGTTAGCGAAACATCCTATCCCGACTTGTGGTGGGCGATGAGAGGCGCCGGCCACAACTTTGGCATTGTCACCAGTTTTGATATGAAGATTTACCCGGTCACGGTCCCGTCTTACTACTACAGGAACTACGTCTTCACAGGAAAACACGTTGAGCCGCTCTTCGAGGAGCTGAATAAGTTCCATGCAAATGGTAGCCTTTCGCCGACGTGGGGAGGGGCGTTTGGTGTTTACACCATGGAGCCGAGCGTGAGCACTACTGAG GCCACAATATTCTGGACATTCATCTACGGAGGCTCCAAAGAGGATGCCGCAGCGGATCTGTCATCGTTCGATGCCCTCGGCCCCGTGGCGGTGGATGAAGGCGATGTGCCATTCACCTCCATCTCAGACATCTTGATCAGCGGACTGGAATCAGATCTGTGCGCGCCGAGCAAGGTCCATATCACAGGCACAGCCGGCCTCCAAGTCTACAACGTCACTGTACAGCGGCAGCTCTATGACCTGTACAACAAGAAGGTCTCCAAGGAGCCGTTGCTGTCAGGCACCAAGCTAGTCCATGAAGGCTATGCCGTTGAGGGTGTTCTGAGGGGCAAGCCGGAGGGCTCTGCTTTTCCACTGCGTGACGATAATCTTCTGAT GTACTTCGACGCCATGCCTCCACCAAACTCGGGCCTGGAGGACTTTGCCTTCCAGTGGGCTCGGGAAACGGAGGATCTGTGGAACGCAGGCGAAGGTGAATGGCGGAAGCCCACGACATACGTCAACTATGCTGCGGGCCACGAGTCGCTGGAGTCCATGTACGGCTATGAACCGTGGCGGTTGGAGAAGCTACGTGCCCTCAAGGCACAGTACGATCCCCTCAATAAGTTTGCATATTACAACCCCATAGTTCCATTGGAGAGCTAG
- a CDS encoding hypothetical protein (EggNog:ENOG503P196; antiSMASH:Cluster_3; SMCOG1034:cytochrome P450; COG:Q): MEAFVLGSTQPSPNSAFSANSHNMALLNIYTTLTSFLSPTATLWLTVSLTVLGSYLLYQWLLPKPLPGIPFNTEATKSLFGDAPAMSREISVTGEFSMWLAHQVERMGEPICQVFIRPFSKPWILVGDFHEAQDILMRRTEFEKPQFLIDGLLALGDWNARYKTNDPTFRARRHLKQDLMAPNFLNSFMGPFLHSEGLKLVKLFEAKMKLADGRPFSVRSDYYHAALDTMVHYAFGGNIPDSATDPQLETISNMRSSQIPPASKDEPVVFPETPISPFLAAVHHAPDVLEKTTIAWAPKLSFWWWSQQPWFRKIFSQKEQVVPKQLDVAIRNFEAGEVKTALEHHLMREKIAAEKQGREPLLNSHIMVDEIFADMIAGHHTTGGSMGWVTKYLTGYPEAQAKLRDALYSALPEAVAEKRFPTFEELRRARIPYLEAVIEETLRLTPFSMTREATEDTEILGYKIPKGCQVFMVNAGPGYLSPSLPVNENARSPTSKAAKRRPHWDESKDLKLFEPERWLVTKEDGSVEFDAGAGPQLGFGMGIRQCWGRKLAHLEIRTIMALVVWNFELLEIPEALGGYAGFDGISRQPQKVYVRLRKVNSW, translated from the exons ATGGAAGCATTTGTATTAGGCTCAACACAACCGTCCCCTAACAGTGCCTTCAGTGCAAACTCCCACAATATGGCTCTTCTGAACATCTATACGACGCTTACTAGCTTCCTGTCGCCAACAGCCACACTCTGGCTGACTGTTTCGCTCACAGTCCTTGGTTCTTATTTGCTGTACCAGTGGCTGCTTCCCAAACCGCTCCCCGGCATTCCGTTCAACACGGAAGCTACAAAGTCGTTGTTCGGTGACGCACCTGCCATGAGCAGGGAAATCAGCGTCACGGGAGAGTTTAGCATGTGGCTAGCCCATCAGGTCGAACGAATGGGTGAACCCATCTGCCAAGTCTTCATCCGTCCGTTTTCCAAGCCATGGATCCTGGTGGGCGATTTCCACGAAGCTCAGGACATTTTGATGCGCCGCACCGAGTTTGAGAAGCCTCAGTTCTTGATCGACGGGCTCCTCGCTTTGGGTGATTGGAATGCGAGGTACAAGACCAACGACCCCACCTTCCGagcccgccgccacctcAAGCAAGACTTGATGGCACCAAACTTCCTGAACAGCTTCATGGGCCCTTTTCTTCACAGCGAGGGGTTGAAGCTCGTCAAGCTTTTCGAGGCAAAGATGAAGCTTGCCGACGGGAGACCGTTTTCTGTGCGGTCGGATTACTACCACGCTGCCCTCGACACCATGGTACACTACGCTTTCGGCGGAAATATTCCAGACTCGGCAACGGACCCTCAGTTGGAGACGATATCCAACATGAGGTCCTCGCAAATCCCCCCAGCCAGCAAGGACGAGCCTGTGGTCTTTCCTGAGACTCCAATCTCGCCATTCCTCGCCGCTGTCCATCACGCACCTGATGTCTTGGAAAAGACCACAATTGCCTGGGCGCCCAAACTCAgtttctggtggtggagccAACAGCCATGGTTCCGGAAGATCTTCTCACAAAAGGAACAAGTCGTCCCCAAGCAGCTCGACGTGGCGATTCGGAATTTTGAAGCGGGCGAGGTCAAGACAGCTCTGGAGCACCATCTGATGCGGGAGAAGATTGCAGCTGAGAAACAAGGGCGTGAGCCTCTGTTGAACAGTCACATCATGGTCGATGAG ATTTTTGCAGACATGATCGCCGGTCATCATACCACAGGGGGATCAATGGGGTGGGTTACCAAGTATTTGACTGGCTACCCCGAAGCCCAGGCTAAACTCCGCGATGCACTGTACTCTGCTCTTCCAGAGGCTGTTGCAGAAAAACGCTTCCCCACCTTTGAAGAACTTCGCCGAGCGAGAATTCCTTACCTTGAGGCGGTCATCGAGGAGACGCTGCGCCTGACACCATTCAGCATGACAAGAGAGGCTACGGAAGACACCGAAATCCTGGGCTACAAGATCCCTAAAGGATGCCAGGTCTTTATGGTCAATGCCGGACCTGGATACCTCTCCCCTTCGCTGCCTGTAAACGAGAATGCTCGTAGCCCGACGTCCAAGGCGGCGAAGAGACGGCCTCATTGGGATGAGTCCAAGGATCTGAAGCTGTTTGAGCCTGAGCGCTGGCTTGTCAccaaggaggatgggagtgtGGAGTTTGATGCAGGCGCGGGACCGCAGCTGGGATTCGGCATGGGTATCAGACAAtgctgggggaggaagctggcgCATCTGGAGATTAGAACGATTATGGcgttggtggtttggaaTTTTGAGTTGTTGGAGATTCCAGAGGCTTTGGGAGGTTATGCTGGGTTTGATGGAATTTCGAGACAGCCGCAGAAGGTTTATGTCAGGTTGCGGAAGGTGAATTCCTGGTAG
- a CDS encoding hypothetical protein (antiSMASH:Cluster_3; COG:S; EggNog:ENOG503PEIZ): MAGSYDAATYLLDKENIRDTVIRMMFAFDDAATETLINDVYAPVIELSYDKLLLGDEFHQKKISSEEWAKSLEHMHDKFDTTEHIIQNVLIELPQPGGGVQRPKNVKARAIAHGIFYKRDGGEGRPSVMALRNGVSQFLARTSWSWSGLRRRRRRGRIRGGLVGWMSRLTGRICLVRESQINRCPFSQPRHLLPVSKVLSVERKYLAG; encoded by the exons ATGGCCGGTTCATATGACGCTGCGACTTACTTGCTCGACAAGGAAAACATCCGCGACACTGTCATCCGCATG ATGTTCGCCTTTGACGACGCCGCCACTGAAACATTGATCAATGATGTTTATGCGCCTGTCATCGAGCTCAGCTACGACAAGCTGTTGCTCGGTGATGAGTTTCATCAGAAGAAGATCTCCAGTGAGGAGTGGGCTAAAAGTCTGGAGCATATGCATGACAAGTTTGATACGACGGAGCATATTATTCA GAACGTTTTGATTGAGCTGCCGCAgccggggggtggggtgcAGAGGCCAAAAAATGTCAAGGCGAGGGCTATCGCTCATGGGATCTTCTACAAgagagatgggggggaggggaggccgaGTGTTATGGCTTTGAGGAATGGGGTGAGTCAGTTTCT GGCTCGTacaagctggagctggtcaGGATTaaggagacggaggagaagggggagaatcCGTGGCGGATTAGTGGGTTGGATGTCACGCTTGACTGGCAGGATATGCCTAGTTCGTGAGAGCCAAATCAATCGCTGTCCCTTTAGCCAGCCTCGGCATCTTCTACCTGTGTCTAAAGTACTTTCCGTGGAAAGAAAATACTTggctggatga